One genomic segment of Bdellovibrionales bacterium includes these proteins:
- a CDS encoding ABC transporter permease produces the protein MNLRLFVVHTRWMLLELLRQPSYLVSTIAFPALFYWIFAIPESKDVSSSNFLMASFSGFAVFGVIFLQFGVGMAQGRSSSWSHYLKTLPVSPWAFLIARFATALIFALAAALAIVVMAVTMTEARLAFTAWSEFVLGLFAGGIAICFMGLALGYWAGEKSALPIGNLIYLPLTFAGGLWKPPNLLPDSLKTLSTYLPTRLYGEVLWATVQSQKVELEYSLGLVAYAGLFGLIAWFGYRRDADRKAHA, from the coding sequence ATGAACCTACGCCTTTTCGTGGTTCACACGCGCTGGATGTTGCTTGAGTTGTTACGACAGCCTTCCTACCTTGTGTCGACGATTGCTTTTCCCGCTCTATTCTATTGGATCTTTGCGATCCCTGAATCAAAGGATGTTTCATCCTCCAACTTTTTGATGGCATCGTTTTCTGGATTCGCTGTGTTTGGCGTGATCTTTTTGCAGTTTGGAGTTGGAATGGCGCAAGGACGGAGCTCGAGCTGGAGTCACTACTTAAAAACCTTGCCGGTGAGTCCTTGGGCATTTTTAATTGCACGCTTCGCCACGGCCCTCATCTTCGCACTCGCTGCGGCTTTGGCGATCGTGGTGATGGCGGTCACAATGACCGAAGCCCGTTTGGCCTTCACTGCTTGGAGTGAGTTTGTCCTAGGGCTCTTTGCGGGCGGAATTGCCATCTGTTTTATGGGTCTCGCACTAGGTTATTGGGCCGGTGAGAAGTCGGCACTCCCCATTGGCAATCTGATTTATTTGCCTCTGACCTTTGCCGGCGGACTGTGGAAGCCACCAAATCTTTTGCCGGATTCGCTAAAAACTCTCTCGACCTACTTGCCGACGCGTCTATACGGCGAGGTGTTGTGGGCCACGGTGCAAAGTCAAAAGGTCGAATTGGAATACTCCCTTGGGCTCGTCGCCTATGCGGGGCTGTTCGGGCTCATTGCCTGGTTTGGCTACCGCCGCGATGCCGATCGAAAGGCGCACGCATGA
- a CDS encoding polyprenyl synthetase family protein yields MLESQSGRLERSRSSQLTETSFLADVNRTALRTFSARASDLLLQMAIEQLTNVGKQLRPRLVYGLGQAFEVDSSHLIGWATACEILHNATLVHDDLQDGDQWRRGIETIWKRFGVAQAVNLGDFLISVAPLPLFESEIEPSVQVAIARLYSVTAARIVNGQSFEPLLNEMRSIATLEEDYLKCIAQKTSALFAGIARGVAIIAQRDEAFQAQIESLFFDLGAIFQIQDDILDLFGDKRRETKGCDIKEGKVSFLVVTHLKNYPDDLNLIRSILTKPREQTSENDVQIISQLFEQRGTLATALSELEELMARVRNAEVLQMESKLADFVRGFAAQVLVPIQHLGNLSW; encoded by the coding sequence ATGCTCGAAAGCCAAAGCGGTCGACTTGAGCGCTCTCGCTCAAGTCAGCTCACAGAAACGAGTTTTCTAGCCGACGTTAACCGTACGGCCTTGCGCACTTTTTCGGCTCGAGCCAGCGATCTCTTGCTGCAAATGGCGATCGAACAATTGACTAACGTAGGCAAACAGCTGCGCCCACGTTTGGTATATGGACTGGGGCAAGCCTTTGAGGTTGATAGCTCGCACTTGATTGGCTGGGCGACCGCTTGTGAGATTTTGCACAATGCCACTTTAGTTCACGATGATTTGCAAGATGGCGATCAATGGCGCCGTGGCATCGAAACGATTTGGAAACGTTTTGGCGTGGCACAAGCCGTAAATCTTGGTGACTTTTTAATTTCGGTTGCGCCACTGCCACTCTTTGAAAGCGAGATTGAACCCTCCGTGCAAGTCGCAATTGCGCGTCTCTACTCGGTGACGGCTGCACGCATTGTCAACGGTCAGAGTTTTGAGCCACTACTCAATGAGATGCGCTCGATCGCTACTCTTGAAGAGGATTATCTCAAGTGCATTGCGCAAAAGACTTCGGCGCTATTTGCAGGTATTGCTCGCGGCGTGGCGATCATCGCGCAACGTGATGAGGCTTTTCAAGCCCAAATTGAGTCTTTGTTTTTTGATTTGGGCGCGATCTTTCAAATTCAAGACGACATTTTGGATTTGTTCGGCGACAAGCGCCGAGAAACAAAAGGCTGCGACATCAAAGAGGGCAAGGTCAGTTTCTTAGTTGTGACTCATCTGAAAAATTATCCTGACGATCTCAATCTCATTCGCTCTATCCTCACCAAACCTCGCGAGCAGACCAGTGAAAATGATGTGCAGATCATCTCGCAGCTCTTTGAACAGCGCGGAACCTTGGCGACTGCTTTGAGCGAGCTCGAAGAACTGATGGCGCGTGTACGAAATGCTGAGGTATTGCAAATGGAATCGAAGCTTGCCGACTTTGTCAGGGGTTTTGCGGCGCAGGTTTTAGTGCCGATCCAGCATCTGGGGAATCTGTCATGGTAA
- the crtI gene encoding phytoene desaturase, translating into MQKSVVIGSGFGGLASAVRLLKKGYEVTLLEAREQLGGRAGVFKQDGFTFDAGPTVITAPYLLDELFTMLGENPRDYFQLTPIDPFYRIQFHDGSSFDYVADGERLIENIRALSPKDVDGYRKLAQHAERIFDVGYTGLADYPFETVGSMLRVAPDMIRLKNYRSVYSLVSSYIKDERLRQALSFEPLLVGGNPTKITSIYLLIHWLERKWGVHFIKGGTTALVGAFERLLIKKGVHIIKNAPVERIEVESGHVSRVFTADGKSYKAGVVVSNADPVRVYRDMIAPEHRSKHANWRLKMKSHSMSLFVAYFGTKKTYEHLAHHTILLGPRYQGLLSDIFDRKVLSDDFSLYLHAPTRTDASMAPTGHECFYVLSPVPNSLSGINWREEGERYKEKIFNWLDQKHLPGLNANLVSQTFVTPDYFESTLRSERGAAFGIEPSFRQSAYFRFHNRSEDVDGLYFVGANTHPGAGVPGVLSSAKVLDRVLPSAQVNRSAQASRARDLEL; encoded by the coding sequence ATGCAAAAATCCGTCGTAATCGGCTCTGGTTTTGGTGGTTTGGCATCAGCAGTTCGCTTGCTTAAAAAAGGCTACGAAGTGACATTGCTCGAGGCGCGTGAACAACTCGGCGGTCGCGCTGGTGTGTTCAAACAAGACGGTTTCACCTTCGATGCCGGACCAACTGTGATCACGGCACCCTACCTGCTTGATGAGCTCTTCACCATGCTGGGTGAAAATCCGCGCGACTACTTTCAACTGACTCCGATCGACCCCTTCTACAGAATTCAATTTCATGACGGCTCATCTTTTGACTACGTCGCCGACGGCGAGCGATTGATTGAAAACATTCGCGCACTCAGCCCCAAGGATGTCGATGGTTACCGCAAGCTGGCTCAACATGCAGAGCGCATCTTCGATGTTGGCTACACCGGACTCGCCGATTATCCCTTTGAGACAGTTGGCTCAATGTTGCGTGTCGCCCCTGATATGATTCGCTTGAAGAACTATCGCAGCGTTTACTCCCTCGTCTCTTCATACATCAAAGACGAGCGATTGCGCCAAGCTCTCAGCTTCGAACCACTCCTGGTCGGTGGAAACCCAACGAAAATCACTTCAATCTATTTGTTGATCCACTGGCTCGAACGAAAGTGGGGAGTCCACTTTATCAAAGGTGGTACGACGGCGTTAGTCGGAGCTTTTGAACGCCTGCTGATCAAGAAGGGCGTCCATATTATAAAGAATGCGCCGGTTGAACGCATCGAAGTTGAGAGCGGGCACGTCAGTCGCGTGTTTACGGCCGATGGCAAATCCTACAAAGCAGGCGTCGTCGTCAGCAATGCCGATCCGGTACGAGTCTATCGAGACATGATCGCACCAGAACATCGTTCGAAACATGCCAACTGGCGCCTGAAGATGAAATCGCACTCGATGAGTTTGTTTGTCGCCTACTTCGGCACAAAAAAGACCTATGAGCACCTGGCCCACCATACGATCTTGCTTGGTCCCCGCTATCAGGGCCTACTCTCTGATATTTTTGATCGCAAGGTGCTCTCAGATGACTTTAGCCTTTATCTGCATGCACCCACTCGAACCGACGCCTCCATGGCGCCAACTGGACACGAGTGTTTCTACGTCTTGTCGCCCGTGCCAAACAGTTTAAGCGGAATCAATTGGAGGGAGGAGGGCGAGCGTTACAAAGAGAAAATCTTTAACTGGCTTGACCAGAAGCACTTGCCCGGCCTGAATGCCAATCTGGTCAGTCAAACTTTTGTGACTCCCGATTATTTTGAAAGCACTTTGCGTAGCGAGCGTGGAGCTGCATTCGGCATCGAACCTTCATTTCGCCAATCAGCTTATTTTCGCTTCCACAATCGCTCAGAGGATGTCGATGGCCTCTACTTCGTTGGCGCGAACACTCATCCTGGAGCGGGCGTTCCTGGTGTGCTGAGCTCTGCAAAGGTTTTGGATCGCGTTTTGCCCAGTGCTCAAGTCAATCGCTCAGCGCAGGCATCGCGTGCGCGTGATTTGGAGTTGTGA
- a CDS encoding MFS transporter: MKSDSLLAPLAEKPIAVIWTATFLSNIGTWMHDVSGINNGVGSNWSLILYKSSAVSSKVVLKI; encoded by the coding sequence ATGAAATCAGATTCTCTTTTAGCCCCTTTAGCAGAAAAGCCCATTGCTGTTATTTGGACAGCAACGTTTTTATCTAATATCGGTACATGGATGCATGATGTAAGTGGTATTAACAATGGGGTTGGGTCAAATTGGTCATTAATTCTTTACAAAAGCAGTGCCGTAAGTAGTAAAGTGGTGCTCAAAATATGA
- a CDS encoding phytoene/squalene synthase family protein gives MNPTEVMATHGKSFYFASLFFPQNQFMKIARLYMLCRKVDDTADELEASRALPALIEIRQQISDPTHQGPWQEAISTLSSYGVERRHMLELLDGAEFDARGGAITDQAMLLKYCYWVAGVVGLMMCPLLGVREARASRHAVDLGIGMQLTNICRDVRADAHGGRVYLPADALAQAGLNFEDLRAETASESLRRLVREHLDLADRFYANAYRGLAYLPFRARLCIVLAGEVYRHIGVKIRSKDYDVLHGRTYLSYFEKLVVACKCLSFFIRPRFWRPREAVA, from the coding sequence ATGAATCCAACAGAAGTCATGGCCACTCACGGCAAGTCATTTTACTTTGCGAGTTTATTTTTCCCGCAGAATCAATTCATGAAGATTGCGCGCCTGTACATGCTCTGCCGTAAGGTTGATGACACGGCCGATGAACTTGAAGCCAGCCGGGCACTTCCGGCTCTGATTGAAATTCGTCAGCAGATTTCAGATCCGACCCATCAAGGACCGTGGCAAGAGGCTATCTCGACCTTGTCCTCTTACGGAGTCGAACGTCGCCACATGCTTGAGCTACTCGATGGTGCGGAGTTCGATGCTCGCGGAGGAGCAATCACTGATCAAGCGATGCTGTTGAAATACTGTTATTGGGTTGCGGGAGTCGTCGGCTTGATGATGTGTCCTCTTCTTGGCGTTCGAGAGGCTCGCGCTTCACGTCACGCGGTTGACCTTGGAATCGGCATGCAGTTGACGAACATCTGTCGCGACGTGAGAGCCGATGCTCATGGTGGGCGAGTTTACCTGCCTGCGGACGCACTCGCCCAAGCGGGTTTAAATTTCGAGGATCTTCGCGCCGAGACAGCGTCTGAGAGTTTACGTCGCTTGGTGCGCGAACATTTGGATCTTGCCGATAGATTTTACGCCAACGCCTACCGTGGACTTGCCTATTTGCCATTTCGTGCAAGGCTTTGCATCGTGCTGGCTGGGGAAGTTTATCGCCACATTGGTGTAAAGATTCGCAGTAAGGATTACGACGTTTTGCACGGCCGAACCTATCTCTCATATTTTGAAAAGCTTGTGGTGGCCTGCAAGTGTCTTAGCTTTTTCATTCGACCTCGTTTCTGGCGCCCGCGCGAGGCGGTCGCATGA
- a CDS encoding VOC family protein, translated as MMGFEIKEFATIRLLSNEVSKSRDWYKSLFNQDPIEDTELFVSFKISGIYFDITTPDAKNPFSCGGSIGYWLVDDIEQVLSKVKEIGGNLYRGPLKVKETNRIIMQIKDPFGNIIGFESPLSE; from the coding sequence ATGATGGGTTTTGAAATAAAAGAATTCGCAACGATACGACTTCTTTCGAATGAAGTTTCTAAAAGTCGTGATTGGTATAAATCTTTGTTCAATCAAGATCCGATTGAAGACACAGAACTTTTTGTTTCGTTCAAAATCTCAGGAATTTATTTTGACATCACTACACCTGATGCGAAAAATCCGTTTTCTTGTGGTGGTTCAATTGGATATTGGCTAGTTGACGACATCGAACAAGTTTTATCGAAAGTAAAAGAAATTGGTGGAAATTTGTATCGGGGTCCTTTGAAGGTCAAAGAAACAAATCGGATCATCATGCAAATAAAAGATCCGTTTGGAAATATTATTGGGTTCGAATCACCGCTAAGTGAGTAA
- a CDS encoding pirin family protein, which produces MIHIRKSQDRGPANHGWLKSKHTFSFADYYDEKHMGFSVLRVINEDLILGGTGFDTHPHRDMEIISYVIDGALEHKDSIGNSTIIRPGEVQRMSAGTGVRHSEYNHHKDKETHFLQIWILPEKIGIDPSYGQKSFVDGFGNSDLILVASKNGRNNSVSLNQDVDMYVAKPQDAGEKTIKTFKNRNMWVQVIKGEVRADGAVLEAGDGAGITEFEQLKLRWSKGAEFILFDLP; this is translated from the coding sequence ATGATTCACATCAGAAAATCCCAAGATAGAGGCCCAGCAAATCATGGCTGGCTTAAATCAAAACATACTTTTTCTTTTGCGGACTACTATGACGAAAAGCATATGGGATTTAGTGTGCTACGAGTGATTAATGAAGACCTTATTTTAGGTGGAACAGGATTTGATACCCATCCTCACCGCGATATGGAAATTATCTCTTATGTGATTGATGGAGCCTTAGAGCATAAAGACTCTATAGGGAATTCTACGATTATCCGTCCTGGCGAAGTTCAACGCATGAGTGCGGGAACAGGGGTTCGTCATTCTGAATATAATCACCATAAAGATAAAGAGACTCATTTTTTACAAATTTGGATTTTGCCAGAGAAAATTGGAATTGACCCAAGTTACGGTCAAAAATCTTTTGTGGATGGTTTTGGAAATAGTGATTTGATTTTAGTCGCTTCAAAGAATGGTCGTAATAATTCAGTTTCTCTCAATCAAGATGTCGATATGTATGTGGCGAAACCACAAGATGCTGGGGAGAAAACAATCAAAACTTTTAAAAATCGGAACATGTGGGTACAAGTTATTAAAGGTGAGGTCCGAGCAGATGGAGCGGTTCTTGAAGCTGGAGACGGAGCAGGAATCACGGAGTTTGAGCAACTAAAATTAAGGTGGAGCAAAGGGGCTGAGTTTATCCTCTTTGATTTGCCATGA
- a CDS encoding transposase, protein MPQRARPFFLEDAREEIDTWRWRYKNITPHSALGTKSPIEFVNEQESMFAS, encoded by the coding sequence GTGCCTCAACGAGCACGTCCTTTTTTTCTCGAAGATGCTCGAGAGGAAATCGACACCTGGCGCTGGAGGTACAAGAACATTACTCCACATTCAGCACTAGGAACGAAATCTCCGATTGAATTTGTAAACGAGCAGGAATCTATGTTCGCAAGCTAA
- a CDS encoding sterol desaturase family protein, producing MIMWWGVFWLSFAVMEFNAWVLHKYVMHGVLWFLHEDHHAPVAGHSYQLNDFFAIFFAVPSFMFILFDSLYNLPMLGAIGYGVMAYGAVYFTVHEVIIHRRWKFFHVRDNWYVEALKVAHKVHHSVQGKYGCRNFGMLVVAPQYYRAALRRRRKFE from the coding sequence ATGATAATGTGGTGGGGAGTTTTTTGGTTGTCCTTCGCAGTGATGGAGTTTAACGCCTGGGTGCTGCATAAATATGTCATGCACGGAGTCCTCTGGTTTTTGCACGAAGATCATCACGCTCCGGTCGCAGGTCATTCCTATCAACTGAATGATTTTTTTGCGATCTTCTTTGCCGTACCAAGCTTCATGTTTATTTTATTTGACAGTCTTTATAACCTACCAATGCTCGGCGCAATCGGATATGGAGTGATGGCTTATGGAGCCGTTTACTTCACGGTCCACGAAGTGATCATCCATCGCCGCTGGAAGTTCTTTCACGTACGGGACAATTGGTATGTGGAAGCGCTCAAAGTGGCTCACAAAGTTCATCACTCAGTTCAGGGTAAATATGGCTGTCGTAATTTTGGCATGCTGGTTGTTGCGCCCCAGTACTATCGCGCAGCTTTGCGACGTCGACGTAAATTTGAATAG
- a CDS encoding transglycosylase domain-containing protein → MRIGKSLARIRKPDVVGMCATVSLLALALTWSTIRVRSFANVRKSYQPSDVWVVDRNGYPLESIRTRSEKRSLDWVEWSDISPAFHDLLVRAEDRRFYSHPGVDLLALSKATWERVTGRSQRGASTLTMQLVGLINDSKVSHRRNLWQKANQMATALKINAHWSKKEVLEAYVNLVSFRGELIGLRAASLGYFGKNPSTGAGGSRTPNCSVTFTQFRGRISGKTCLPDSRHNRLPVNAESCPANFFQGLSIVKTTRANSCIVKTFYRKWIK, encoded by the coding sequence ATGCGAATTGGAAAGTCTCTCGCTAGGATTCGCAAACCTGATGTTGTCGGTATGTGCGCCACAGTGTCTTTGCTGGCCTTGGCGCTCACATGGTCCACGATCAGAGTGCGCTCATTTGCAAATGTTCGTAAAAGTTATCAGCCTTCGGATGTCTGGGTTGTTGATCGAAATGGCTATCCCCTGGAATCAATTCGAACTCGTAGTGAGAAACGCAGTTTGGATTGGGTCGAATGGTCAGATATTTCGCCTGCATTTCATGATCTTTTGGTGCGAGCTGAAGATCGCCGCTTCTATTCACATCCCGGCGTTGATTTGCTTGCCTTATCGAAAGCGACTTGGGAACGTGTGACGGGACGATCTCAACGAGGCGCAAGTACACTGACTATGCAACTTGTTGGATTGATAAACGACAGCAAAGTTAGCCACCGTCGCAACCTCTGGCAAAAGGCAAACCAGATGGCCACTGCGCTAAAAATCAACGCTCATTGGAGTAAGAAAGAAGTCCTAGAAGCCTACGTCAACTTAGTTTCGTTTCGTGGTGAGCTGATTGGATTGCGGGCAGCAAGCCTTGGTTACTTTGGGAAAAATCCCTCGACTGGTGCAGGAGGAAGCCGCACTCCTAATTGCTCTGTTACGTTCACCCAATTCAGGGGCAGAATTAGTGGCAAAACGTGCCTGCCTGATTCTCGGCACAACCGATTGCCAGTCAATGCAGAATCTTGCCCAGCAAACTTTTTCCAAGGCCTATCGATTGTCAAGACCACGAGAGCTAATTCCTGTATTGTCAAAACATTTTACCGAAAATGGATCAAGTAA
- a CDS encoding ABC transporter ATP-binding protein codes for MVKSGAPALRFESVSKHFGQVEALRDIHLEIAPGEIVAILGCNGAGKSTFINLASGLKTPTQGRVEVFGLEAMAPLSNQCRTTLPQELSFPTHLKVREILQTVYAHFPNSDWKHLAETLEVEPLLDRLTSELSGGERRKLALICALAGDPGLVLLDEPTANIDLVGQTLVRQILLGHFKGQKRSLVFSSHQMREVEELADRVVVFKEGRIVADTTVRNVKDQLGLKKVRFVPSQSEHAIERLGTNSDDLLKEILRQDPGARAIEIAESTLEESILRIWQSGPTV; via the coding sequence ATGGTAAAATCGGGAGCACCTGCACTTCGCTTTGAGTCTGTCAGTAAACACTTTGGGCAAGTTGAAGCTCTGCGCGACATTCACTTGGAAATTGCACCCGGCGAAATCGTGGCAATACTGGGCTGTAACGGCGCGGGCAAAAGCACATTCATTAATCTTGCGAGCGGACTCAAAACTCCAACCCAAGGACGAGTTGAAGTTTTCGGACTCGAGGCTATGGCCCCTCTCAGCAATCAATGCCGCACGACCCTGCCGCAAGAACTGAGCTTTCCAACCCATTTGAAAGTGCGCGAGATCCTACAAACCGTCTACGCTCACTTTCCAAATTCAGATTGGAAGCACCTTGCGGAGACGCTTGAAGTCGAACCCCTGCTCGATCGACTCACCTCTGAGTTGAGCGGTGGTGAGCGCCGCAAGCTCGCCTTGATTTGTGCCTTGGCCGGTGATCCAGGTCTTGTTTTACTGGATGAGCCGACAGCCAACATCGATCTCGTTGGGCAAACGCTCGTGCGCCAGATCTTGTTGGGTCACTTTAAGGGTCAGAAGCGCTCGCTCGTGTTTTCATCTCACCAAATGCGAGAGGTTGAGGAGCTTGCCGATCGCGTGGTGGTATTTAAGGAAGGCCGCATCGTCGCCGATACAACTGTTCGAAACGTGAAAGATCAGCTTGGCTTGAAGAAGGTTCGCTTTGTCCCATCGCAAAGTGAGCACGCGATTGAGCGACTTGGCACCAATAGCGACGACTTACTTAAAGAGATCCTTCGGCAAGATCCAGGAGCTCGAGCTATTGAAATTGCAGAATCGACTCTTGAAGAATCGATTCTGCGTATTTGGCAGTCAGGGCCGACAGTATGA
- a CDS encoding GNAT family N-acetyltransferase — MIDNFQFVKTKDERDLERFFPIMKELRRDLSYEDYVTIFTDAHEADGYEIVGIESENRILAVMGYRILHDFAHGKHLYIDDLVSTESHRSLGLGAKLLKYAEDLAKELDCNGLRLCTGIENERGKKFYERHDWKQRSFAYKRKLS; from the coding sequence ATGATTGATAATTTTCAGTTCGTAAAGACAAAAGATGAAAGAGATCTTGAACGATTTTTTCCGATCATGAAAGAACTCAGGAGAGACTTATCCTATGAAGACTACGTGACGATTTTTACAGATGCTCATGAAGCTGACGGATATGAAATTGTAGGCATTGAAAGTGAAAATAGAATTCTCGCGGTGATGGGATATAGAATCCTCCATGACTTTGCTCATGGAAAGCATCTCTACATTGATGATCTGGTTTCCACTGAATCACATAGATCTTTAGGGCTTGGTGCAAAACTTCTTAAATATGCTGAAGATCTTGCCAAGGAGTTAGACTGCAATGGCTTACGACTTTGCACTGGAATCGAAAATGAACGAGGCAAGAAATTCTATGAGCGCCACGATTGGAAACAAAGGTCCTTCGCCTACAAAAGAAAATTGAGTTAG
- a CDS encoding lycopene cyclase domain-containing protein, with the protein MTYSQFLLVFIVPPLLFLIVSYLRTEDPLKPYFNRGILLLALMALIYTTPWDNYLVKSGVWTYEDARVLGRIGYVPIEEYCFFILQSYLTGLWCFFTQGSIAIRSLENKGECGFAYLMGIIFWLVTFGIGVFAWGSESTRYLSLILVWATPVALMQWVIGGRALIRNWRLYLTSLVPPTLYLWAVDAYAIGNGVWSISTTQTIGWEIGNLPIEEAAFFLMTNVMLCQGLILFVALRSEFLQICARLKLKAVL; encoded by the coding sequence ATGACCTACTCTCAATTTCTACTCGTGTTTATTGTACCTCCCCTATTATTTTTGATCGTGTCTTATCTGCGTACCGAAGACCCTCTCAAACCCTATTTCAATCGCGGCATACTTTTGCTAGCATTGATGGCGCTGATCTACACAACGCCTTGGGACAACTATTTGGTCAAGTCGGGCGTGTGGACTTATGAAGACGCGCGTGTGCTTGGCCGCATTGGTTATGTTCCGATCGAAGAGTATTGTTTTTTCATTTTACAGAGCTACCTCACCGGCCTCTGGTGCTTTTTCACACAAGGTTCCATCGCAATTCGCTCTCTCGAGAACAAGGGCGAATGTGGATTTGCTTACCTCATGGGAATCATTTTTTGGCTGGTTACTTTTGGCATCGGTGTTTTTGCTTGGGGTTCGGAGTCGACGCGATATCTTTCGCTCATTTTGGTTTGGGCGACTCCCGTGGCGCTCATGCAATGGGTCATCGGAGGTCGTGCATTGATACGCAATTGGCGCCTTTACCTAACCTCATTGGTTCCGCCCACTTTGTACTTGTGGGCGGTGGACGCCTATGCCATTGGCAATGGCGTTTGGTCGATCTCAACAACGCAAACCATCGGATGGGAGATTGGTAATCTTCCCATTGAAGAGGCTGCATTTTTTCTAATGACCAACGTCATGCTATGTCAGGGCTTAATTTTATTCGTGGCCTTGCGCTCTGAGTTTCTGCAAATCTGCGCGCGTTTGAAGTTAAAGGCGGTTTTATGA
- a CDS encoding sterol desaturase family protein, protein MTSLSHFEQLDSYLPVALNSWTVFALAVLVLSGFILVRYFAMVAIFYYLFWRKHVGVDQVHYLHDQKTRPGQVAYEIKWSVVSTLVFSVSGYLMGWLWQHGWTNIYLQLNQFGFWYLPVSLFLLSLIHEVYFYFTHIWMHRPAVYRRIHAVHHYSRKTSPWASFSFHPLEAVIQAAFLPLATLVIPLHPLAIVTYLTMMTLSAISNHLGVELISAKGVTSWFISGEHHALHHERFDCNYGLYYRFMDQVFGTDRMKEDLCKNPS, encoded by the coding sequence ATGACAAGCCTGTCACACTTTGAACAACTTGACTCGTATTTGCCGGTCGCTCTCAACAGTTGGACGGTCTTTGCCCTTGCCGTTCTGGTCTTAAGCGGGTTTATTCTCGTCCGTTACTTCGCAATGGTTGCAATTTTTTATTATCTATTTTGGCGCAAGCATGTGGGCGTGGATCAGGTTCACTATCTACATGATCAAAAGACTCGTCCCGGCCAGGTGGCGTATGAAATCAAATGGTCGGTGGTCTCAACTTTGGTTTTTTCTGTTTCTGGCTATCTTATGGGTTGGTTATGGCAGCATGGCTGGACAAACATTTACCTGCAACTCAATCAGTTTGGATTTTGGTATTTGCCTGTGAGTCTCTTTTTACTGAGCCTCATTCATGAAGTTTATTTCTATTTCACTCATATTTGGATGCACCGACCGGCGGTCTATCGCCGCATTCATGCGGTTCACCACTATTCGCGCAAAACCAGCCCTTGGGCCTCATTCTCATTTCACCCTCTAGAGGCGGTGATTCAAGCGGCCTTCTTGCCACTCGCAACCTTGGTGATCCCCCTGCATCCCTTGGCAATTGTCACTTATTTGACGATGATGACTCTGAGTGCAATTTCAAATCATCTTGGCGTCGAACTAATCTCGGCGAAAGGTGTGACGAGCTGGTTTATCTCGGGCGAGCACCACGCGCTTCATCATGAGCGCTTCGATTGCAACTATGGTTTGTACTATCGCTTTATGGATCAGGTGTTTGGCACCGATCGAATGAAAGAGGACCTATGCAAAAATCCGTCGTAA
- a CDS encoding DUF1398 family protein: MSKAIENLMAAQKRAMGIRPEIGGFPFLAEVLRQSGVIRNIWSLPSCQSLFLTKDGPVAMQGEPLVRDMVDVPKFNQDALIHALRIDQAGKSTFPEFLNATWKAGVVSYDVDFIKRTVTYFGCEGENYKEEYQAVQVDRKS, encoded by the coding sequence ATGAGTAAAGCGATTGAAAATTTGATGGCGGCGCAAAAAAGGGCAATGGGAATTCGACCAGAGATTGGTGGTTTTCCATTTCTTGCTGAAGTCTTACGGCAATCAGGTGTGATTCGCAACATTTGGTCACTACCGTCTTGTCAGAGCTTATTTTTAACAAAAGATGGGCCCGTTGCTATGCAGGGAGAACCACTTGTCCGGGATATGGTTGACGTTCCAAAGTTTAATCAAGATGCCCTTATTCATGCGCTTCGAATTGATCAAGCCGGAAAAAGTACCTTTCCTGAGTTTTTGAATGCCACCTGGAAGGCAGGAGTTGTGAGTTATGACGTTGATTTCATCAAGAGAACCGTCACATATTTTGGTTGTGAAGGCGAAAATTACAAAGAGGAATATCAAGCTGTTCAGGTAGATAGAAAATCGTAG